Proteins from a single region of Weeksella virosa DSM 16922:
- the tuf gene encoding elongation factor Tu, whose amino-acid sequence MAKETFNRNKPHLNIGTIGHVDHGKTTLTAAITKVLADAGFSEARAYDSIDNAPEERERGITINTSHVEYETANRHYAHVDCPGHADYVKNMVTGAAQMDGAILVVAATDGPMPQTREHILLCRQVNVPRIVVFLNKVDMVDDAELLELVDMEVRDLLSSYEYDGDNTPVVQGSALGALNGEPKWVETVLSLMESVDAWIEQPVRDQDKPFLMPIEDVFSITGRGTVATGRIESGIINSGDPVDIVGMGEEKLTSTVTGVEMFRKILDRGEAGDNVGLLLRGIEKTDIRRGMVIAKQGSVTPHKKFKAEVYILTKEEGGRHTPFHNRYRPQFYVRTTDVTGEIHLPEGVEMVLPGDNLTIDVELLQPIALNVGLRFAIREGGRTVGAGQVTEIIE is encoded by the coding sequence ATGGCAAAGGAAACTTTTAATCGTAATAAGCCGCACTTAAACATCGGAACTATTGGGCATGTTGACCATGGTAAGACTACTTTAACTGCTGCTATTACAAAAGTATTGGCTGACGCCGGTTTTTCAGAAGCAAGAGCTTATGATTCAATCGACAACGCTCCAGAAGAAAGAGAGAGAGGTATTACAATTAATACATCTCACGTTGAGTATGAAACAGCTAACCGTCACTACGCTCACGTAGACTGTCCAGGTCACGCGGATTATGTGAAGAACATGGTTACTGGTGCGGCTCAAATGGATGGTGCAATCTTGGTTGTTGCGGCTACAGATGGCCCAATGCCACAGACACGTGAACATATCTTATTGTGTCGTCAGGTAAACGTTCCACGTATCGTTGTTTTCTTAAACAAAGTGGATATGGTTGATGATGCTGAGTTGTTAGAGTTGGTGGATATGGAGGTGAGAGATTTATTATCTTCTTATGAGTATGACGGAGATAATACACCAGTGGTTCAAGGATCTGCATTAGGAGCATTGAATGGTGAGCCGAAATGGGTTGAGACTGTTTTAAGTTTGATGGAGTCTGTTGATGCTTGGATTGAGCAGCCAGTACGTGATCAAGATAAGCCTTTCTTGATGCCAATCGAAGACGTGTTCTCAATTACAGGTCGTGGAACTGTAGCAACAGGACGTATTGAGTCTGGTATTATCAACTCTGGGGATCCTGTGGATATCGTAGGTATGGGTGAAGAGAAGTTAACTTCAACTGTAACTGGGGTAGAGATGTTCCGTAAAATCTTGGATAGAGGTGAAGCTGGAGATAACGTAGGTTTATTATTACGTGGTATTGAGAAAACTGATATCCGCCGTGGTATGGTTATCGCAAAACAAGGTTCAGTAACTCCTCATAAGAAATTCAAAGCAGAGGTGTATATCTTGACTAAAGAAGAAGGTGGACGTCACACTCCATTCCATAACAGATACCGTCCTCAATTCTACGTACGTACAACAGACGTTACGGGTGAAATTCACTTACCAGAAGGAGTAGAGATGGTGTTGCCAGGTGATAACTTAACTATCGATGTTGAATTATTGCAACCAATTGCCTTGAATGTAGGATTACGTTTTGCGATCCGTGAAGGAGGTAGAACAGTTGGTGCTGGTCAGGTAACTGAAATTATAGAATAA
- the pruA gene encoding L-glutamate gamma-semialdehyde dehydrogenase produces MANGFFSIPTIANEPVKAYGAGSVERAELQAAYKKMFSEITEVPQYIGAEEIFSNNKKEIRPPHDHQKVVGYYHVGTQEDVKKAIEVALETRKTWSRTTWQERAAIFLKAADLIAGPYRAKINAATMIGQSKNAMQAEIDSACELIDFLRFNVKFMTEIYADQPISSPGVWNRVEYRPLEGFTFALTPFNFTAISGNLPTCMALMGNVVVWKPSDKQLLSAKVIMEVLKEAGLPDGVINMVLTGGAETAKTVIEHPDFSGIHFTGSTTVFRDIWKRIGDNINTHKTYPRIVGETGGKDFVMVHKSAKAKDVAIGLVRGAFEYQGQKCSAASRAYIPTNLWAEVEKEMKDMLSTVTVGTPEDFTNFVNAVIDEKAFDKISGYITRAKESAEVEVVYGGNFDKSKGYFIEPTVLKTTNPKYESMVEEIFGPVLTIYVYDEDKYEETLQLVDETSEYALTGSIYAMDADALQKAYVALENAAGNFYINDKPTGAVVGQQPFGGARASGTNDKAGSAMNLLRWTSVRTVKEQFVHPTDYKYPFLEK; encoded by the coding sequence ATGGCAAACGGTTTTTTTTCCATTCCAACAATAGCGAATGAACCAGTAAAAGCATATGGAGCAGGTTCTGTAGAACGTGCAGAATTACAAGCAGCTTACAAAAAAATGTTCTCGGAAATAACCGAGGTTCCGCAATACATAGGGGCCGAAGAAATTTTTAGCAATAATAAAAAAGAAATTCGTCCTCCACACGACCATCAGAAAGTAGTAGGATATTATCATGTAGGGACCCAAGAAGATGTGAAAAAAGCTATCGAAGTAGCTTTAGAAACACGCAAGACCTGGTCGAGAACTACGTGGCAAGAACGAGCAGCTATTTTCTTAAAGGCAGCTGACCTTATTGCAGGACCATATCGTGCAAAAATCAATGCTGCAACGATGATTGGTCAATCGAAAAACGCCATGCAAGCCGAGATTGATTCTGCTTGTGAGTTGATTGATTTTTTACGATTCAATGTAAAATTCATGACCGAAATTTATGCAGATCAACCAATTTCATCTCCAGGAGTATGGAACCGTGTAGAATATCGTCCGTTAGAAGGATTTACCTTCGCCCTAACGCCGTTCAACTTTACGGCAATTTCTGGTAATTTACCTACCTGTATGGCATTGATGGGGAACGTAGTAGTGTGGAAACCATCAGACAAACAATTGCTTTCTGCAAAAGTAATCATGGAAGTGTTGAAAGAAGCAGGTTTACCAGACGGAGTAATCAATATGGTATTGACCGGTGGAGCAGAAACCGCTAAAACAGTTATTGAACATCCAGACTTTTCGGGAATCCATTTCACAGGATCAACAACAGTTTTTAGAGATATCTGGAAGCGCATCGGAGACAATATCAATACACACAAAACTTACCCACGCATCGTAGGAGAAACAGGAGGAAAAGATTTCGTAATGGTGCATAAATCTGCTAAAGCAAAAGACGTAGCAATTGGATTGGTACGTGGCGCATTCGAATATCAAGGGCAAAAATGTTCAGCAGCTTCTCGTGCATATATCCCAACCAACTTGTGGGCAGAAGTAGAAAAAGAAATGAAAGATATGCTGTCTACCGTAACCGTTGGTACACCAGAAGACTTTACGAATTTTGTGAATGCGGTAATCGATGAGAAAGCATTCGATAAAATATCAGGTTACATTACTCGTGCAAAAGAATCTGCTGAGGTAGAAGTTGTTTATGGTGGAAATTTCGACAAGTCGAAAGGTTATTTTATAGAACCAACAGTTCTTAAAACAACCAACCCAAAATACGAAAGCATGGTAGAAGAAATATTCGGCCCTGTCTTGACGATTTATGTATACGACGAAGATAAATACGAAGAAACTCTACAATTAGTAGATGAAACTTCTGAGTATGCTTTAACAGGATCAATCTATGCTATGGATGCAGATGCATTGCAAAAAGCATATGTAGCATTGGAAAACGCAGCTGGAAACTTCTATATCAATGACAAGCCAACCGGAGCAGTGGTAGGTCAACAGCCATTTGGTGGAGCAAGAGCATCGGGAACAAATGACAAAGCAGGATCTGCAATGAATTTACTTCGTTGGACATCAGTACGTACAGTAAAAGAACAATTCGTACACCCAACAGATTATAAATATCCGTTTTTAGAAAAATAA
- a CDS encoding alpha-ketoacid dehydrogenase subunit alpha/beta: MGTQDMEKISFDTLKTQILNDYKTAFISREMSYLGRREVLTGKAKFGIFGDGKELPQIAMAKVFRNGDFRSGYYRDQTFMMAIGELTIQQFFAQLYADTNLQNEPASAGRQMTSHFATRSLNEDGSWKNLTEQKNSSSDISPTAGQMPRLLGLAQASAVYRAIGDQDGRFSNNGNEIAFGTIGDASTSEGHFWETINAGGVLQVPMVVSIWDDGYGISVPAQYQRTKSDLSEMLSGFQRTNEERGYEIITAKGWDYLELVEAYKQAEELARKHHIPCIVHVTECTQPQGHSTSGSHERYKNEERLAWEKEFDGIKKFKEWILAYQVNEHTIISEEELEALEKEWKTHVKTEQKIAWQNYLDPIVAAKEEVVTLVENLQKESANAAFIGVELSQLKTKKTPFKRDVYAAARKVLRLTREETLTAKAALISWLEENMAKEEENYSSKLYSDTEKAVKNIRNVEPVYEENRLEDGRVVVRDNFDKIFEQYPNVVVFGEDSGNIGDVNQGLEGLQEKYGKVRISDTGIREATILGQGIGMAMRGLRPIAEIQYLDYILYCLQGISDDLATVFYRTKGGQKAPVIIRTRGHRLEGIWHSGSPMGGILSLVRGVNVLVPRNLTKAAGFYNALLQTDEPAIVVESLNGYRLKEKMPSNLGEFTTPIGEVEITKTGADVTLVTYGSTWRIVMDAAKELAMLGIDAEVIDVQSLIPFDQSHAIYQSLEKTNRLVVIDEDVPGGATGYMLQKILEEQKAYHLLDSQPLTIAAKEHRPPYGTDGDYFSKPSVDEIVERVYALMHESNPAKYPSIY; this comes from the coding sequence ATGGGAACACAGGATATGGAAAAAATTTCCTTCGATACATTAAAAACACAAATCCTCAACGATTATAAAACAGCCTTCATCTCACGAGAAATGAGTTACTTGGGGCGTAGAGAAGTGCTTACCGGGAAAGCAAAATTTGGTATTTTTGGCGATGGAAAAGAGCTTCCGCAAATTGCCATGGCAAAAGTTTTCAGGAATGGAGATTTCCGTTCGGGCTATTACCGCGACCAAACTTTCATGATGGCGATTGGCGAATTAACTATTCAGCAGTTTTTTGCTCAGCTCTATGCCGATACCAATTTGCAAAACGAACCGGCCTCTGCCGGGCGACAAATGACATCGCACTTTGCTACCCGCTCTCTCAACGAAGATGGCTCTTGGAAGAACCTTACAGAACAAAAAAACTCTAGCTCAGACATATCGCCTACTGCAGGGCAAATGCCACGCCTTTTGGGGCTGGCGCAAGCATCGGCCGTGTACAGAGCAATCGGTGATCAGGATGGGCGCTTCTCGAACAACGGAAACGAAATAGCTTTTGGTACAATAGGAGATGCATCTACCTCCGAAGGGCATTTCTGGGAAACTATCAATGCCGGAGGAGTTTTGCAAGTGCCTATGGTGGTCTCTATTTGGGACGACGGATACGGAATTTCTGTGCCTGCTCAGTACCAAAGAACAAAATCGGACCTAAGTGAAATGTTGAGCGGTTTCCAACGAACCAATGAAGAAAGAGGTTATGAAATAATTACGGCTAAAGGCTGGGATTACCTAGAGCTGGTAGAAGCCTATAAACAGGCAGAAGAATTGGCACGCAAACATCATATTCCGTGCATTGTTCATGTTACAGAATGTACGCAGCCGCAAGGACACTCGACTTCGGGATCACACGAACGGTACAAAAACGAGGAACGTTTGGCTTGGGAAAAAGAATTTGATGGAATAAAAAAATTCAAAGAATGGATCTTGGCCTATCAAGTAAATGAGCATACAATAATTTCTGAAGAAGAGTTAGAAGCCCTAGAAAAAGAATGGAAAACTCATGTGAAAACTGAGCAAAAAATTGCTTGGCAAAACTATTTAGATCCGATTGTTGCTGCAAAAGAAGAGGTAGTTACACTGGTAGAAAATCTACAAAAAGAATCTGCAAACGCTGCTTTTATCGGCGTAGAATTAAGTCAATTGAAAACCAAAAAAACACCTTTCAAGCGAGATGTATATGCAGCCGCAAGAAAAGTTTTACGCCTTACACGAGAAGAAACCCTTACTGCAAAAGCAGCCCTGATTTCTTGGCTAGAAGAGAATATGGCAAAAGAAGAAGAAAACTATAGCTCTAAGCTGTATAGCGATACCGAAAAAGCCGTAAAGAACATCCGAAATGTAGAACCAGTCTATGAAGAAAATCGCCTAGAAGACGGGCGTGTAGTTGTGCGAGATAATTTTGATAAAATCTTCGAGCAATACCCCAATGTAGTTGTTTTTGGTGAAGATTCGGGGAACATAGGAGATGTTAACCAAGGATTAGAAGGCTTGCAAGAAAAATACGGGAAAGTAAGAATCTCAGACACCGGAATACGAGAGGCTACGATACTAGGACAAGGAATTGGTATGGCTATGCGAGGACTTCGGCCAATTGCAGAAATCCAATACCTAGATTATATTCTATATTGTTTGCAAGGTATTTCGGATGATTTGGCGACCGTTTTTTATCGTACCAAAGGCGGACAAAAAGCACCCGTTATCATACGAACACGCGGACATCGACTAGAGGGGATTTGGCATTCGGGTTCACCAATGGGAGGGATTTTGTCTCTGGTGCGTGGAGTAAATGTACTGGTGCCAAGAAACCTAACAAAAGCAGCTGGTTTTTATAATGCACTATTGCAAACAGACGAGCCTGCAATCGTTGTAGAAAGCCTGAATGGTTATCGACTGAAAGAGAAAATGCCATCGAATTTGGGTGAGTTTACCACGCCAATTGGCGAAGTAGAAATCACCAAGACGGGTGCAGATGTTACGTTGGTAACCTACGGTTCTACTTGGCGAATTGTTATGGATGCAGCAAAAGAGTTGGCTATGCTGGGGATAGATGCAGAAGTTATCGATGTGCAATCGTTGATACCGTTCGATCAGTCGCATGCAATCTATCAATCATTAGAGAAAACCAACCGATTGGTAGTTATAGACGAAGATGTGCCAGGGGGAGCAACCGGCTATATGTTGCAAAAAATTCTCGAAGAACAAAAAGCCTATCATTTATTAGACAGTCAGCCGCTAACCATTGCAGCAAAAGAACACCGTCCACCGTACGGCACCGATGGAGATTATTTCTCGAAACCTTCGGTAGATGAAATTGTAGAACGAGTATATGCATTGATGCACGAATCGAACCCTGCAAAATACCCTTCAATTTATTAA
- the rpsU gene encoding 30S ribosomal protein S21 — protein MLIIPVKDGESIERALKKYKRKYDKTGVLRQLRARQQYTKPSVLKRQKMSRAIYKQALASQEEA, from the coding sequence ATGTTAATCATTCCAGTAAAAGACGGCGAATCAATCGAAAGAGCCTTGAAAAAATACAAAAGAAAATACGACAAAACAGGCGTTTTGCGTCAATTAAGAGCACGTCAACAGTATACAAAACCTTCTGTTTTGAAGCGTCAAAAAATGAGTAGAGCAATCTACAAACAAGCTTTGGCTTCGCAAGAAGAAGCATAA
- a CDS encoding tyrosine-type recombinase/integrase — METIQRFLDYLQYEKRYSLHTIKNYRRDLDDFLSFYQIEESSDSIEKAEKNHIRSFIISLSDKNISERSINRKLSSLRTFYIYLIKTGQLTTSPMLQIKSLKTKKEVIIPYTEKEMQRLFELENIFPDDFDGIRDRLMMNLFYQTGIRRGELIQLTLPQLRIEQKEIKVLGKRNKERVLPIGENLVSEFTRYLKVRKEVVGSENLTLFIKNNGQALYEKFVYERVNYYLSFITEKHKKSPHVLRHTFATQLLENGADLNALKEILGHSSLSSTQIYTHSSIQNLKKVFNNAHPRGRKKDEL; from the coding sequence ATGGAGACAATACAGAGGTTTTTAGACTATTTACAGTACGAAAAGCGTTACTCACTTCATACTATAAAGAATTACCGACGAGATTTAGATGATTTTCTGTCCTTCTACCAAATAGAAGAGTCAAGCGATTCAATAGAAAAAGCCGAAAAAAATCATATCAGGTCTTTTATAATTTCTTTGTCGGATAAGAATATATCCGAACGTAGTATTAATCGGAAGTTGAGTAGTTTACGAACTTTCTACATCTATCTTATCAAAACGGGACAGTTAACTACTTCGCCTATGTTGCAGATAAAATCACTGAAAACGAAAAAAGAAGTAATCATACCGTATACTGAAAAAGAAATGCAACGACTTTTTGAGTTGGAAAATATTTTTCCGGATGATTTTGATGGGATACGTGATCGTTTGATGATGAATCTTTTCTACCAAACAGGAATACGGCGAGGAGAGTTAATACAACTAACACTTCCTCAGTTGCGTATCGAGCAAAAAGAAATCAAAGTTTTGGGAAAACGAAACAAAGAGCGAGTTTTGCCTATCGGAGAAAATCTAGTGTCCGAGTTTACTCGATACCTAAAAGTGCGGAAAGAAGTTGTTGGTAGCGAAAATTTAACACTTTTTATCAAAAATAACGGTCAAGCTTTGTATGAAAAATTTGTTTACGAAAGAGTAAATTATTATCTTAGTTTTATTACAGAGAAGCATAAAAAGAGTCCTCATGTATTGAGGCATACGTTTGCTACGCAATTGTTAGAGAATGGAGCAGATCTGAATGCATTGAAAGAGATTTTAGGGCATTCAAGTTTGTCTTCTACCCAAATCTATACGCACAGTAGCATACAGAATTTGAAAAAAGTGTTTAACAATGCTCACCCTCGTGGGCGGAAAAAAGATGAACTATGA
- a CDS encoding type IX secretion system plug protein, translating to MNFTKLFVVFVCIMVGVSYAQIPYVQPPKNIQAIQLFNPQTNDNTPIIELGKGYLLLSFDDLEAGYKRYQYKIEHRNADWSPSNVFQSEYLDGYSSDYIKTYKNSFNTYQKYTNYQIQIPNRDMNIKLSGNYILTVYLDNDTKPIFTKRFAVYQNQVDLGVQATRYVNSLDEWYNQRIQVQVASANVNLTESPEAAKLYVMKNNNWNDGMPMTPQFSRSNQLIYNSNKWVMEGGSEYNWFDTKNLDVPALSTEKTLRQDSVYYTFLRPHEPQYQYLYNDYPDINGNFYIRTIRVGTERNAASEADYTWVNFALEPFDFRGQDFEVFVVGAFNDWQLTDTNKMKMSESGLWEVELYLKQGYYNYQFAVRNTKTAEVSQTYIDGSFWQTENLYQALFYFRPWGFRYDMLIGYGEGNSRK from the coding sequence ATGAATTTCACTAAGTTGTTTGTTGTTTTTGTATGCATAATGGTAGGCGTTTCTTATGCTCAAATCCCCTATGTTCAACCACCGAAAAATATTCAAGCGATCCAATTATTCAATCCACAGACCAACGATAATACACCAATAATCGAACTAGGAAAAGGCTATTTATTGTTGTCGTTTGATGATTTAGAAGCGGGTTATAAACGTTATCAATACAAAATCGAACATAGAAACGCCGACTGGTCGCCTTCCAACGTATTCCAGTCAGAATATTTAGACGGATACAGTTCAGATTATATCAAAACCTATAAAAACTCCTTCAATACCTATCAGAAATATACCAATTATCAAATCCAAATTCCCAACAGAGATATGAATATTAAACTGTCTGGTAATTATATACTTACGGTTTATTTGGATAATGATACGAAGCCGATTTTTACCAAGCGTTTCGCCGTTTATCAAAATCAAGTTGATCTAGGTGTACAAGCCACACGTTATGTAAATAGTCTGGATGAATGGTACAACCAAAGAATCCAAGTTCAGGTAGCTAGTGCGAATGTGAATCTTACCGAATCACCCGAAGCTGCAAAACTATACGTCATGAAAAATAACAATTGGAACGATGGTATGCCAATGACACCACAATTTTCTAGAAGCAACCAATTAATATATAATTCGAACAAATGGGTAATGGAAGGCGGAAGCGAGTACAATTGGTTCGATACCAAAAATCTAGACGTGCCAGCACTTTCTACCGAGAAAACACTTCGGCAAGACAGTGTTTATTACACTTTTCTTCGTCCGCACGAACCTCAATATCAATATTTGTACAATGATTATCCAGATATCAATGGGAATTTTTACATCCGAACCATTCGTGTCGGCACCGAAAGAAACGCAGCATCCGAAGCAGATTACACATGGGTAAATTTTGCTTTAGAACCGTTCGATTTTCGTGGTCAAGATTTTGAAGTGTTTGTGGTTGGTGCTTTCAACGATTGGCAGCTTACCGATACCAATAAAATGAAAATGAGCGAAAGCGGATTGTGGGAAGTAGAACTATACTTGAAGCAAGGCTATTACAATTATCAATTTGCGGTACGAAACACCAAAACAGCCGAAGTGTCGCAAACCTATATCGATGGAAGTTTTTGGCAGACCGAAAATCTGTATCAAGCTTTGTTCTATTTCAGGCCGTGGGGTTTTCGGTATGATATGCTGATTGGTTACGGAGAGGGAAATTCTCGTAAGTAG
- a CDS encoding acyl-CoA dehydrogenase family protein, protein MKHLENENIQLIAQSARDFATQNILPHVMEWDESQTFPVEVFKKLGEMGFMGILVPEELGGSGLSYDEYIAIVDEISQVDPSIGLSVAAHNSLCTNHILTFATEEQKQRWIPKLATGEWIGAWGLTEHNTGSDAGGMSTTAVKDGDEWVINGAKNFITHAISGDVAVVMTRTGEKGAKNNATAFVVEKGTPGFTSGKKENKLGMRASETAELIFDNVRVSDENRLGEVGEGFKQALTILDGGRISIAALSLGIAKGAYKAALKYSKERHQFGQPIANFQAINFKLAEMATEIEASELLIYKAAYLKNNQQPMSTEGAMAKYFASEACVRIANEAVQIFGGYGYTKDFPVEKFYRDSKLCTIGEGTTEIQKLVIGRNITKD, encoded by the coding sequence ATGAAACACTTAGAGAACGAAAATATTCAGTTAATCGCACAATCAGCAAGAGATTTCGCAACTCAAAATATTCTTCCTCATGTAATGGAATGGGACGAAAGCCAAACTTTCCCTGTAGAAGTTTTCAAGAAGTTAGGAGAGATGGGTTTTATGGGAATTCTAGTACCAGAAGAATTAGGCGGAAGCGGGTTATCGTATGATGAATACATCGCAATTGTAGACGAAATTTCTCAGGTAGATCCTTCGATTGGTTTATCTGTTGCAGCACATAACTCACTTTGTACAAATCATATCCTAACTTTTGCAACAGAAGAACAAAAACAGCGCTGGATCCCAAAATTAGCCACCGGAGAATGGATCGGTGCGTGGGGATTAACAGAGCATAATACAGGATCGGATGCTGGTGGAATGAGTACAACAGCAGTGAAAGATGGGGACGAATGGGTAATCAACGGTGCTAAAAATTTTATTACACACGCCATCTCTGGAGATGTTGCAGTAGTGATGACAAGAACAGGAGAAAAAGGAGCGAAAAATAATGCCACAGCCTTTGTAGTAGAAAAAGGCACACCAGGATTTACCTCTGGAAAGAAGGAAAATAAATTAGGAATGCGTGCATCCGAAACGGCAGAATTAATTTTTGATAACGTACGTGTCTCAGACGAAAACCGCTTAGGAGAAGTAGGAGAAGGCTTCAAACAAGCGCTTACGATATTAGATGGAGGTAGAATTTCTATTGCAGCACTAAGTTTAGGAATTGCGAAAGGTGCATACAAAGCAGCCTTGAAATACTCGAAAGAAAGACACCAATTTGGGCAGCCAATTGCTAATTTTCAGGCAATTAACTTCAAGTTGGCGGAGATGGCAACCGAAATCGAAGCGTCTGAATTATTAATTTACAAAGCTGCATACCTGAAAAATAATCAACAACCGATGTCGACAGAAGGAGCAATGGCTAAATATTTTGCATCGGAAGCATGTGTGAGAATCGCAAACGAAGCGGTACAGATTTTTGGTGGATATGGATATACTAAAGATTTTCCGGTAGAGAAATTCTATCGCGACTCTAAATTATGTACCATTGGAGAAGGAACAACCGAGATTCAAAAATTAGTAATCGGAAGAAATATTACAAAAGATTAA
- the hpf gene encoding ribosome hibernation-promoting factor, HPF/YfiA family, which produces MKVKFQAINFNAKQNLEDYLEQKLAKLDHLSDKIIAADVSMKLENTSEKDNKSIDIRLEIPGDDIIVSKKGQSFEECIDLSIDTLKRLIIKRKEKIADR; this is translated from the coding sequence ATGAAAGTAAAATTTCAAGCGATTAATTTCAACGCAAAACAAAATTTAGAAGATTATTTAGAGCAAAAATTAGCTAAATTAGACCATCTGTCCGATAAAATAATTGCGGCAGACGTATCGATGAAATTAGAAAACACCTCGGAGAAAGATAATAAATCGATTGATATTCGATTAGAAATTCCTGGAGATGATATTATAGTAAGTAAAAAAGGGCAATCGTTTGAGGAATGCATTGATTTATCGATAGATACACTAAAAAGATTAATTATAAAACGGAAAGAAAAAATCGCAGACCGATAA
- a CDS encoding cation diffusion facilitator family transporter → MESNTDKAIKASIFSVLGNLCLALIKGVAGYLGNSYALIADAIESTTDVFSSILVVFGLKYSSRPADENHPYGHGKAEAIVTFMVVLFLIVSACIIAYESVQNILTPHDMPKPFTLIVLAGIILFKELSYQYVIRKSKETNSSSLKADAWHHRSDAITSVMAFIGISFALILGPGWEASDDVAALIASGIILYNAYRILRPALGEIMDEHLYDELIENIKTITLQVPGVLGTDKANIRKSGMMYFVDLHVIVDKGISVGEGHEISHLVKDLIKFKIPEIADVLIHIEPDYLENKNYEERLNRLKKKI, encoded by the coding sequence ATGGAATCGAATACAGATAAAGCAATAAAAGCTTCTATATTTAGTGTTTTAGGAAATCTTTGCTTAGCTCTTATCAAAGGTGTGGCAGGATATCTCGGCAACTCTTATGCTTTAATTGCAGATGCCATAGAATCTACAACAGATGTCTTTTCGTCTATTCTCGTAGTATTTGGTTTGAAGTATTCGTCTCGTCCGGCCGATGAAAATCATCCTTATGGACACGGGAAAGCAGAAGCAATCGTAACATTTATGGTAGTTTTGTTTCTGATTGTTTCGGCCTGTATCATTGCTTACGAAAGTGTACAAAATATCTTAACACCGCACGATATGCCAAAACCATTTACGCTGATTGTTTTGGCAGGAATTATTTTGTTCAAAGAACTATCTTACCAATACGTTATCCGAAAAAGTAAAGAAACCAACAGTTCTTCTCTCAAGGCAGATGCGTGGCACCACAGAAGTGATGCGATAACCTCTGTCATGGCATTTATAGGGATTTCATTCGCACTTATTCTAGGACCAGGATGGGAAGCATCGGATGATGTTGCAGCACTGATAGCATCGGGAATTATACTGTACAATGCGTATAGAATTTTACGTCCGGCTTTGGGCGAAATCATGGACGAACATTTGTATGATGAACTTATAGAAAATATCAAGACAATAACACTGCAAGTACCCGGAGTTTTAGGAACCGATAAGGCCAACATCAGGAAATCGGGCATGATGTATTTTGTAGATTTACATGTCATTGTAGACAAAGGAATTTCGGTAGGAGAAGGGCATGAAATTAGTCATTTAGTAAAAGATCTTATAAAATTTAAAATACCAGAAATTGCAGATGTTTTGATTCATATCGAACCAGATTATCTCGAAAATAAAAATTATGAAGAACGATTGAACCGACTGAAAAAGAAAATCTAA